One Echeneis naucrates chromosome 16, fEcheNa1.1, whole genome shotgun sequence genomic window, CCAATTCGCCAATCTGAAACTGTAGTTTCCAGCattagacaaaataaaaaacaaacaaacaaaaaaaaaaaatacacacacaacacaacacaaccccTCCTCCCAGCAAACAGCACAAGGCTATCAAAATTATGATGTTACCAACAATGACACATTCTTACCTTTAGCTCAGGTGTTTCCACTTTAGGTTCAGATGTTTCGACTTCTTCTTTTGATGTAGGCTGTAAAactgttttctcctcagcagtgtctgtctccttttcttctccttcttcatttTCTAGTACTTTAGAAGGTGCTACAAAGCAAATGAGAAGAATGTAGGTATGCAGGAATTTTTGTATACcgcctgatttttttttttttatatttacccATACCTGTCATTCATAGAACATGTCACTAGCATGTGTAAACATTTGGACTTACTTGTCTCTGTGTTGTCCTGTTGGTCTGAACCTCTGCTATTAGAGTCTGGACTTGGAGCAGAGGGGAAGGCAGTCTTCCATCGATTTTTCTTCAGTAGAAGAGCACGAGAAGCAGAGGTTTCTTGGCTTGTCTCAGAACAAGGACTTGATGCCCCGGTGCTCCCATCACCCTCCTCCAGTGCCCTGAGCTCAGCCTAGGAGTCACATATTGGAGTTGGGTTAAACTAGGTCATAACAGCATTGACATATGTCAGGTATGTTGTAAATCTACTATCATAAACTAAAAACAGTTGCATGCTGAATTAACACCTTTTTCCTCTCCAGAGCCAGTTCCAGGTCCATtgtgtcttcctcctcctcaccatcCAAGTTGTCTCTCAACTGCTTCTTGGCACAAAGATCTTTTTGGACAGTGGAGGCTGATactgggactgggactgggactgggTCTGGGTCTTGCAGAGGCGTAGAGGGGGATCCTACAGGGTGTAAACCTTCTCCGTCAGAATCCaaactgttttctgtctcatccAATCCTTTAAGGAgcctttttctccatttttcttctgcttctttcacTTCAGAAGGGATCAGAGGACCAAGTAGAGAAGCAGCCACTCCACGTcgttcctcctcttcacttgtGAGTCCAACAACACTCTCGATTACCTCCTTTTACACAAAACAGAGtgataataaaatacaaatctTAAATGCCACGGAAAACGGTGATTCAGATTTGTCTTGGACTTGCCTTCACTTTGGTCTCTTTCACTGATGTCGGGGCAGCAACAGCTGAAGCATTTTCCTCTGTGTAATAACCTCCATGGGTTGTGCCATTGCCATTGACGCCagaacttaaaataaataaatagatcgatagataaataaaaaccagaaaTCATCATACACAACTGAACCCCTGTGCCATTTGCCATATGTAGGCACAGTTATTTTAtctggcaacacacacaaaaaaaaaaaaaagagcttagCCTTATCTCTGTCAGCCACTCTTACTTGTTGGCATACTGTCCCAGGCTTTGCACTTGATCAGCAAGATAGTGCGGTAGCTCCCAGGACACCTCGTTGGTTACAGTGTTCCAGTAGTAGTAGCAACCAGAGTTCTCATCCCATACCTCCTGCCAGTCTCCCATCTCTACACCCACTGCATAAAAAGAGCAAACGCATGAGGTGCTAAAATTAATTCCGATTAATTTCcgaaattaatattatttataatttactAGACTACTGCACTCACTGTTAATGGGGAACAGCTAATTTGGCATGATAGGTTGTTCAAAGTAGTTACCTCCAGCTAGTGAGTACTGAGTATTGTACTCGAAATCTGTGCTTGGTTGATTCTGTTCTTCACTGGCAGCTGGCTGCTGGGTATGAGGTTCAGGTTTGGGTGGGGAGGTGGTTGGGACTGAAGAATGAGATGTTGCATCATCTGAATTTGGCTGAGTGGTGATTGCATCAATTTCCTGTGTTGGGAAAGTGAGAACAAGAATTAACATCTAACAATAATTATGTTTTCAGTTCAATGTTTGAACAACATTCTATGCCTACAGTCTACTTTGAACATCAAATTGCTTGTGTGCATAACTTTACCAGATGGATGAGGCCCAGAGATCGTATTACAACCACTCCTTCTAGTTCACAATTACATATATTGTGCTGCcatcaaatcacattttacCCAGTTTCTCATATTGGCttcttgtaatatttttttaaagaacaagTAAAAATATGGTTTTATAAGATGTTGTCCAATCACTTATtcacacaacaaataaaaacttaaatgtATCCTCTGTATGTGTAGTATCTTAAGATCTATCTCAGATTTATCAACTTGACTTACCTTTGTATATTTCTTAATGGTTAACCTTATCTATACCTAATCAATATAAACAGTGTTTTACTAGCTAGCAaccacacaccaacacatgcaGCAAGGTTTATACTCACAGCCATGAAATTGGCAAGTGTACTGTCAATGTCTGCTGACTGGTTGTGTTGAGAGTTTGCAGTTGAACGCTGAGAGTCTCcagcatcatcttcatcactatCCTCATAAGCTCCAAGCAGGGACAACCCCTCTGTGGATGGACAAAATGTTCTGGGTCAAGCACAGGACAATCATGACTTATTTCCAGTGACTAAAAAAAGACCCAAACATACCTGTTGCTTTGACTGCGGGAgccttcatgtttgtgtgtctcacaaATTTTTGTCCGTCACCGTCCTGCTCGTCTGAAATTCACGATAAGCAGGAGGTCAAAGCGGAGCTCCAGCACTTGGATTGCAGCAATATCACTAACTGTAATGGTACCAGCAGTGACAGAATGGCTTACAGTTTAAACCTGACGCCATTACATTACACAGACACCGTCTTCACACAATTTCATAAAGCAAGTACACCAAAACAGTATTCGTTTCTATGGTAGGGcaggttatatatatatatatatatatatatatatatatatatataaatataacctTTTGGTAGCCCATTCCTTTGCCATAAGTCTATTTTTGGAAAGGGTTCAAAAAACGCTCGCTCCTGATCCGCTAGCTCAACGAGCTAGCAACTAGGTTTGGCCCGTAACATCGAAAAAATAACGGTTTCGTTTCTACAGTTAAACACATTTGGAATATTGTTGTTGGCCGTGTATATAAACGAGCTGGCTAATTTTAGAGTTGTGTATTCCGAgtagtttctttgtttttaccaAATGCGCCCATTCTTCATACCGCGAGCCGTTAGCCTTCAGCTAGCCTGAAGCTAACAAGCCACTGAGTTAGCATGTTACAGAAATCACCATCAGATCCGGAGGGTGCTTCTTCCCTCTCCCCGACATTCCCACCACGGAGCCCGGGGGGTGAAAGCTGAAGGATTGTTCTCCGACCGACAGCCCCTCCTGTGAGGCGAGTTTTCTTACCCATCCCTGGTCTGAGGGCCTGCTCACTTCGCTGGCTTCGTCGTTGCGTCCCTGCTCTTGTTTAAACCTGCTTCCTCAAGAGAAGACATTAACTTCCGGGTCACGGGGTCATGTATTGTGTTTAGCGACAGTTGAGTTTAAAGCTAAAGTGCTAACGACCTTAAACACCTTGAATATCAGattaggaagaaaaaaatgttgctgtagATTGATAGATCTTAGATCACAAGACCGtttcacatttactttcttttcttcagtttgacaCGCGAACTAGCCGGCAGACTGAAGCTAAACACTCAGACTCTTCAGTGTGTGGGAGAGTAGACCAAAGATGGGAGGGTGAAGATAAGCGATTAGCTACACGGTTTAGAGGGGCAGCGACCCACTGATGTATAAAAACGAGGCTCCTCCACAGAGGCAGCAGTCAGCGGGGCTGGAAGGAGACACAGGTGCCCAGACGAGGACCAGAAGGAGGTCGGGGAGTACCAGGTCGGACTCGATGGGGGCCACGATGGGACCCGTTTTCCACTGGGTGCAGGATGTGGCAGCTGTGACTCTCCTCAAAGCACGGCGGACTCTATTTCAGGCTGCCATCCTGTTCTGTGTCCTGGGTCTGCTGCTGTGGGTGTCAATTTTTCTCTATGGAAGTTTCTACTATTCCTACATGCCCACGGTGAGCTTCTCCACCCCTGTGCACTTCTACTACACCACTGATTGTGATGCCTCAGATCAGGCACTTTGTTCATTCCCCACAGCCAACATCTCTTTTATGAAGAATGACAGAGACCAGGTGATGGCTTACGGCCAGCCTTATCGAATATCTTTGGAGTTAGAGATGCCTGAGTCTCCCGTGAATGAACAGCTGGGGATGTTCATGGTCAAGATGTCTTCTTATACAAAGGGGGGGAAGACAGTCTCATCAGTGGGAAGATCTACAATGCTGCATTATCGCTCCAGCCTCCTGCAGACCCTCAGCACTTTGGTGTTCTCTCCTTTGCTTTTGAGTGGGATGGCTGAGCAGAAGCAGCTCATTGAAGTTGAGCTCTTCTCAGGCTACAAGACAAATGCTTATCAACCTACCATAGGTGCTGTGATCGAGATCCAGTCCAAACGAGTGCAGGTCTACTCATCTCAGCTTCGAATCCATGCCTACTTCACTGGTGTGCGCTATGTGCTGTACAATTTCCCTCTGACATCTGCAGTGATTGGGGTGGCAACCAATTTCGCCTTCCTCTGTGTCATCGTGCTATTCAGCTACCTGCAATTCATATGGGGTGGGCTCTGGCCTCCAGATCAAGTAAGGGTCAGGGTTATGCTTGGAGACAACACCCGCATTCAGCAGAGGCGAGAAGAGGCTCGAAAGCGCATGGACCGGGAAAATTCGCAGAAGGAACTTGATGTTCCCAAAGTGATTGGTTCTGTGAATGAATCTGAGTTGCTGGAAAGTGACACAGCGGCTGAGGTCTCATCAAAGAACCCTTCAGTTATCTCAGATGCCTCTGGCGATGATGATCCGCATACCAAAGAGGGAGAGTCTCATGACTCTGTGGGTTTTGATGAGAAAGATGGTTCAGACCCGTTGGATGAATGCCCACTGCCTCATCAGAGTGAGACCAGTCTCCGACAGAGACCTGGACCCTGGATCAGCCTGTGAACCATGTAGCCGCACACCTTAAAAGCACCTGCAGTGTGAGCATCTCATAGTTTCCACTCACTGGGGCAcacagcaaacaggaagtgatttgGTCTGATAGAATAAAGTTAAACCACTGAAAGTTGTTACAAATTCAGAAGCATGAGAATATTTTACTGGTGCTGCTTCAGCTAACAAGCTACAGTTTATTGTCTTGTCTTTAAGTTTATCTCATTTACAACTCTGATCTCTGCTCAGTGGACACTGTCCTTAAGACAACAGCACTATTACatgcttatttttgtttgtttcaatttgtgtttttattgtgtgcatAGCAAAAGGTTGCCACATTCCAGCTCTTTCTTGACTGACAGTATCGCCAGCAGGAATTTCCATCAGGTGTTGACTTTCAAACACGCCCCTTTTTTGTCAGTTgaacctgtttgtgttttattgtttgcatGTCTGTAGGGTGGGATTTTCTCACATCTATGCCAGCCTACACTGAGGCACACATCGTGACAGTCCTACCATAAAAGTACATAAAAGTGTTCAGTTTGGAGTTTTAAATCACGCCCTTAAAGATAGAGAGAAAccaatattgtgattttttttttttctcagtaactCTCTTGTGGTAATGAGTGATGGTAAATTAGCCCCCAAAActatctttgtttttaaataacgTCCTTAAAGAAAATTCTAAGTAGTCCAGCTTGGGGGAGAAAAAGGAAtttgctggattttttttcatcctACAAATACTGAGGATGTTCTGTCTGACTGAAAAGGTTGACTTAAATGTTATGGTATATGAAGTTAGGGGTTTCAGTTCCTTTACAAATGCAGTTCTCattccatctgaccttcattgTTAGTATCTGTTACAGTGCAGTTTGCACATTAAGTCGtgaaatttttatatattatgttTTCAACACAATAAAGAACTGACATATTTTAGATGGTTCCTTTAAGAAATATGTATGTTGATATGTCCATTCATGAAACATATCTGTCACATTAATAATACTAATGTACAACGTGAGAGGGAGATATTTGTGGTGAAGTTGGTTATTGATGGAAAAGCTATTGCCAGTGAAGTAATGTAGGCTTTATCTCAAACTAAATGTTTCTTGTCTACGCTTCAGGGGAGCTTATACGGTTTAAGCAAGTATATGTATGGATTTGTGAAATTTGTGTTGATGTAGGAATTTGTACCAAAGATATTAACATGAAGCACTTATTTGTTCAGCTTGGTTTACATATTTTAGAATGTTCTATCAAATTCCCCTTAGGTTACATTGGTAGATGTTATTTATGCACTCATTctgaattaaattaataaaaacatacGGCACATCTTTTCTTTATTGTCTGTGACTTTGGCAAACATCCCTGTCCAATAACAATGCTTGAACAGCATTATTTCTGCCTATAGATATATTTAATAGTCTGGTGCTTTTAAGTTGTAAAAAGAtaaattttacttatttttaattttaatattccTGCTAAGTAGTGCAAGATTGCCACTTCCTACATCTGAAAAGTTGTCCTGAATACTGGATATATAACGCATTAACTTGACAAAGATATAACATACTGTCAGAATTTATAtgtaatttgaataaaaactggTTTGATTTCAATCAGAAAATATTTCTAGAAATAAACAATGATTGTTCAGGTTATGAGGTTGAACTTGTTCTACTATTAATTTgaatgtgcatttttaaaatataagaCACTTAGAAATTATACGTTTCACCAAAATGGCTGGCACACAGCCTATTTATATGcgttaaaataagaaaaaaatcaacaacaatcTTCACCCATATAATCTTGTTAAGAGAATATTTTCCTGGTACATTAGAAAGCTGATTTTCTGATATATTACAAATCAGAGTCATGGCAATGATATTAAGGCCCATTAGCTGCATTTATTCAAAGCCACAGCCCCAATCTATCAGATGAATTATGCATTGGTCTGGATAAGGAGTGCACTAATTGACTTCAACCATCCACCCCTTGTATTAAAAACCTCACTGTATTTGGCCTCAGCAGGtacatttattatttccatCTCTGTTGGAAAAGTTTCATCCCTTCTTTTTCTCAGCGGCTCcaagataaaattctcacataTTGAGTGTATATAGTCCAGTGCAAGACTGGTGTTTGATTTCATGATGAAGTTGTGCATCTAGTGACATTAGGTTTACACAGTAAATTTAAAGATTGCCCACCAAAAAGCCTCAGCAACAACAGCACAGCATTCACAAGCAAAGTCAATATAGTGGAAGTGTACGATTGATAGTCTATCTTACTGTCGTGCAAACATTCCAACACTTTAAAGTTATGTTGACATTTTGCCCCTTTGGTTAGCTCCCAAGAAATATGCCTtgcaccaaaagaaaaaaagaattcaaaatataaaatttcatGTTGGTGAGAATCCATAATTATTAATGACACTATTATTGCAGCTGATTGTTTGAAGGTACTGCAAAGTTTTACAAATTCATATATGACACTAGCATTTCATACACAtcagaaatcaaacatttaaaattagtTTGTATTTGAAGATTCGAATATAAATTTTCACACAGCCAATGTTTCTGAACAACTCTTTATTTAATGTCTTATATTAAAGCTCATGTGACTGGTTTTACCATATATGGACCAAAGACAATCAGCCTGACATACAACACACCTATCTGCTGTAAGTGCTCCACTTGAATGCCATCCTGGGCTGGTAGGCCTCTTCACGGCTGAAGGTCACTTTGTTCCTTGAACTCTAAGTGTTGTGCTCCTCCTCAGGTTGTATATCTGTGGCCTCGGCTGCAGTTTCACCGGCTGCTTTTGAACCATCGTCTTCCTGCTCATCATCTGTGCTCTCTGCCCAGCGTCCAACTCTCCTGACACCTTCGCCTACTGCTGGGGCGTTAACACAGGGGTTGTGGTCATAAATGACAAGTTTCAACCCCTGCATGTGACAAAGGCCCGGGAAGTGGCGGATTCTGTTTCGATCCACATCGATGACAGCTAGAAAGTGCATTTCCAGCAACACTGGTGGGAACTCTGCCAGCTGGTTCCCGGCAAGCCAGATGCTTCTTAATTCCTCCAGTTGTTTTAGCTCTTTTGGTAAACTCTGTATTTGGTTATAACCAAGGTGTAGGGTCTTTAGATTGGAGAGCTCACAAACCACCTTTGGGAAAACAGTGAAGCAGTTGGCCTCCAGCCACAGGGTGCTTAGTTCCTTGAGCTGGCTCAGTTCTCCGGGGAGGTGGTAAAACCTGTTGTTCCCAAGGTAAAGGGTGCTGAGCTGGGGCAACCTGCAAATGGCTGCAGGGAGCTCTTCAAAACAGTTAAAATCAAGGGCGAGCAACTGGAGCTTCTTCAAGCCCTCGAGCTCAGCAGGTAAAGTGCTGAGGTTGTTGTCACTCAGGTAGAGCTTCACCAGCTCGTCAAAGACACAGGACGCAAGAGGCAGTCGACGCAGCTGTCGGCTGCTCAGGTCCAGGGTGCGATCAAGAGGCATCTCCTTCAGGTCCCCCACTAGGAAGCGTTGACACCGATCTGAGGGAATGAAGGCGATGACGCCTCGCATGGCGTTACCCATATTCCTCACTGTCACTGATACACCAATGGTCCTACACATCAGTTTAGTACCAGGCAAGTCTTCGTGCTTGAGCAGGCAGTCTTCTTGTGAATTTCATGGCATCCCATTACTCCTGCTCCACCGCCCCTCTGGAGTTATTGATTTTGGTgatatgcaaaaacaaaacaagtttatAACCATGTATTTCATCTGAGGGATCCTGCATCAGCAGGTACATGCGAATAATTATGCTGAAATACACACTCTTAAATGTGATAAAAGCCATGATGCTGAGTGAATTCTGAGAGAATAGGCATCAATAGTTGTCACAATGGGAACAGAAAACGTTACAAGTATAAAGATGATCATAATAAGCATTGAAAACACCTACTTACCAGAATTTTCCTCCTCATGCCCATGACGCTCAGGATCTCCTGCAGAAAGCCATTTGTTTATCCAACTTAATGAGCTGAAAACCAACTGTATTCCCTGGGCTGATATTCCCCAGTGCGGTCCTCTCACTATCTCTCAGTGGCTCTGAGCTTTGCCCCGACTTACAATGGTGATAGCAACCACTAGCTGCTCTCTCCTCCCCATTTATGCCTaatgacccccccacccccttcttcTCCAAGATGACAGGGGTGGGAGAGAAATGGACAGGGAGGGGCAGGGTGTCATGGATAAGCATAAGAAGTGCTTTGTGATGAGGGAGCAGCGAAGGTCATTTACAATGAGTTTTAATCGGCCCAGACACAGACCTGGGTTCGTGCCACCAGGCCGGATAAATGGGCCTCCGATGCGTTCTCAAGAATTTTTCAATGAATTTGTCATACACGAAGGGATactgaatgtgtatgtgtgttactCTCAGCCAAATACtgcatgttttgaaaaaaattaaaataaaaaataaataaataaattcctgcAGCAAAGGGAAATTGAGTTACTGGTTCCCAGAAAAACCAAGAGGTGCAGTGAAGCGTGTTGGAAGACTCATAGCTCTGCAGCTCTGGGTTTGTTCAGTTCCACATTAGTGCACGTCTGTTTAAATTCCGTGAAGATAAACTGTGGGTTTGTTGTGGCATCAAGACTTAAGTGCTTTTCTCACTGTAAAAATCCTCCAAATCCTGGTGCCCAAGTGTCAGTTTTTCTCATAGGCACAAccttttaaatctaaaatatagcatcatgtttatttcttttttggcagACTCACATCTACAGCCATAGACGTTAATAGTCATCCCTGCCAGCCTGAGGTGTGAACTGCCAATGCTATCTTGCATACCTTCATTAGTGCTATTGTGCAATGTGATAAAACTGGTTGAggaatttaattttctttatcaGAAGGGGCAATGGTTGCCCCTCATCTGGTTTCACTCAGTGACACACTGTTTTTAGCACTTGTCCTCCTTATCAACTCCTTACCCTGGGGACCTCAACCTGGACTGAGCACAGAGATGG contains:
- the fnbp4 gene encoding formin-binding protein 4, whose protein sequence is MGKKTRLTGGAVGRRTILQLSPPGLRGGNVGEREEAPSGSDDEQDGDGQKFVRHTNMKAPAVKATEGLSLLGAYEDSDEDDAGDSQRSTANSQHNQSADIDSTLANFMAEIDAITTQPNSDDATSHSSVPTTSPPKPEPHTQQPAASEEQNQPSTDFEYNTQYSLAGVGVEMGDWQEVWDENSGCYYYWNTVTNEVSWELPHYLADQVQSLGQYANNSGVNGNGTTHGGYYTEENASAVAAPTSVKETKVKEVIESVVGLTSEEEERRGVAASLLGPLIPSEVKEAEEKWRKRLLKGLDETENSLDSDGEGLHPVGSPSTPLQDPDPVPVPVPVSASTVQKDLCAKKQLRDNLDGEEEEDTMDLELALERKKAELRALEEGDGSTGASSPCSETSQETSASRALLLKKNRWKTAFPSAPSPDSNSRGSDQQDNTETTPSKVLENEEGEEKETDTAEEKTVLQPTSKEEVETSEPKVETPELKFQIGELANTLTSKMEFLGINKKAISNFQLLLLQTETRIADWREGALNGVYLRRRLQEAAEHIKYYELNATPKGWSCHWDREHRRYFYVKDRTSESQWDFPTEEDKGEDLKGSQGTNAQTSNQGETKTLSVAAAGVTGSTYAAVAPPAPPQPSAFWSPSQPPLPDSPPPPSNYPPPPPLPPGSPPPPPPPPDSDGEIMEVEMEMDDDNDGEPPAPGTEEDGSGRPPLPPAAANIKNTETSGSLGKGQKRKAGQLNKAITIGSSPILYTQPAASPAPIMSTTAYWGVPAVTAPLVPCEPPAPPIPALPPQPPLPPSQPPFEPPAAKALPTDKTKKVKKDKSKKSKTKMPSLVKKWQSIQKELDEEEKSSSSDEDRDQLNKKSIEEWKQQQLMTGKASKNANFEALPEDWRERLKKRKLNST
- the bscl2 gene encoding seipin; the protein is MYKNEAPPQRQQSAGLEGDTGAQTRTRRRSGSTRSDSMGATMGPVFHWVQDVAAVTLLKARRTLFQAAILFCVLGLLLWVSIFLYGSFYYSYMPTVSFSTPVHFYYTTDCDASDQALCSFPTANISFMKNDRDQVMAYGQPYRISLELEMPESPVNEQLGMFMVKMSSYTKGGKTVSSVGRSTMLHYRSSLLQTLSTLVFSPLLLSGMAEQKQLIEVELFSGYKTNAYQPTIGAVIEIQSKRVQVYSSQLRIHAYFTGVRYVLYNFPLTSAVIGVATNFAFLCVIVLFSYLQFIWGGLWPPDQVRVRVMLGDNTRIQQRREEARKRMDRENSQKELDVPKVIGSVNESELLESDTAAEVSSKNPSVISDASGDDDPHTKEGESHDSVGFDEKDGSDPLDECPLPHQSETSLRQRPGPWISL
- the lrrc10 gene encoding leucine-rich repeat-containing protein 10; translated protein: MCRTIGVSVTVRNMGNAMRGVIAFIPSDRCQRFLVGDLKEMPLDRTLDLSSRQLRRLPLASCVFDELVKLYLSDNNLSTLPAELEGLKKLQLLALDFNCFEELPAAICRLPQLSTLYLGNNRFYHLPGELSQLKELSTLWLEANCFTVFPKVVCELSNLKTLHLGYNQIQSLPKELKQLEELRSIWLAGNQLAEFPPVLLEMHFLAVIDVDRNRIRHFPGLCHMQGLKLVIYDHNPCVNAPAVGEGVRRVGRWAESTDDEQEDDGSKAAGETAAEATDIQPEEEHNT